The following are from one region of the Stanieria cyanosphaera PCC 7437 genome:
- a CDS encoding CTP synthase — MTKFVFITGGVVSSIGKGIVAASLGRLLKSRDYSVSILKLDPYINVDPGTMSPFQHGEVFVTDDGAETDLDLGHYERFTDTAMSRLNSVTTGSIYQAVINKERRGDYQGGTVQVIPHITTEIKERIHRVAKNTNSDVVITEIGGTVGDIESLPFLEAIRQFRKDVGRNNVVYMHVTLIPWIPAAGEMKTKPTQHSVKELRSIGIQPDVLVCRSDRPLKPGLKDKISEFCDVPVEAVITSRDASSIYEVPLILEQEGLAKVTLELLQLELRQPDLSGWSKLVERMNSPQTKINIAIVGKYIQLSDAYLSVVEALGHAAIATESEVNLRWINAEDIEANGADKYLQDVSGVIVPGGFGHRGVDGKVEAIAYARENKIPFFGLCLGMQCSVIEWARNVANLEQANSSEFEPETPNPVINLLPEQQDVVDLGGTMRLGLYPCRLKTDTLAFSLYQQEVVYERHRHRYEFNNAFRNLFLETGYDISGTSPDGRLVEIIELKDHPFFIATQFHPEFRSRPSTPHPLFLGFVQAALAKKPLKMNHLDLSFPASEESILVADH; from the coding sequence ATGACTAAATTTGTATTTATAACTGGTGGTGTAGTTTCCAGTATTGGGAAAGGGATTGTTGCAGCTAGTTTAGGTAGATTACTCAAATCTAGAGATTACTCTGTATCAATTCTCAAACTCGACCCCTATATTAACGTCGATCCAGGTACGATGAGTCCTTTTCAACACGGAGAAGTATTTGTTACTGATGATGGTGCTGAAACAGATTTAGATTTAGGACACTACGAACGTTTTACTGATACTGCTATGTCGCGACTCAATAGCGTTACGACAGGTTCAATTTATCAGGCAGTAATTAACAAAGAAAGAAGAGGCGATTATCAAGGAGGAACTGTTCAAGTCATTCCTCATATTACTACCGAAATTAAAGAAAGAATTCATCGCGTAGCTAAAAACACCAATTCTGATGTCGTTATTACTGAAATTGGCGGTACAGTCGGAGATATTGAATCTTTACCTTTTTTAGAAGCAATTCGTCAGTTTCGTAAGGATGTGGGCAGAAATAACGTAGTTTATATGCACGTTACCCTAATTCCTTGGATTCCTGCTGCCGGTGAAATGAAAACCAAACCAACTCAACATTCAGTTAAAGAATTACGTTCGATTGGGATACAACCTGATGTTTTAGTTTGTCGTAGCGATCGCCCTTTGAAACCAGGTTTAAAAGATAAAATCTCAGAATTTTGTGACGTACCTGTAGAAGCAGTTATTACTTCTCGCGATGCAAGTAGTATTTATGAAGTACCTCTTATTTTAGAACAGGAAGGATTAGCCAAAGTAACCTTAGAATTATTGCAACTAGAATTAAGACAACCAGACTTATCAGGCTGGAGTAAATTAGTTGAACGGATGAACTCTCCCCAGACTAAAATTAATATTGCGATTGTTGGTAAATATATTCAACTTAGTGATGCTTATCTTTCAGTAGTAGAAGCTTTGGGTCATGCTGCGATCGCTACAGAAAGTGAAGTTAATTTACGTTGGATTAATGCTGAAGATATAGAAGCTAATGGGGCAGACAAATATTTACAAGATGTCAGTGGTGTTATCGTACCAGGAGGATTTGGACATCGAGGTGTAGATGGAAAAGTAGAAGCGATCGCTTATGCTAGAGAAAATAAAATCCCCTTCTTCGGACTTTGTTTAGGGATGCAATGTTCCGTAATTGAATGGGCGCGTAACGTAGCCAATCTTGAACAAGCTAATAGTTCAGAATTTGAACCAGAAACTCCTAATCCAGTGATTAATCTTCTACCCGAACAACAAGATGTAGTTGATTTAGGTGGCACAATGCGATTGGGTTTATATCCCTGTCGTCTCAAAACCGATACTTTAGCCTTTTCTCTCTATCAACAAGAAGTCGTTTACGAACGTCATCGCCATCGATACGAATTTAATAATGCCTTCCGCAATCTCTTTTTAGAAACAGGATACGATATTAGTGGGACATCTCCTGATGGTCGCTTAGTCGAAATTATTGAACTCAAAGATCATCCCTTTTTTATCGCAACTCAGTTTCATCCAGAATTCCGTTCTCGCCCTAGCACTCCTCATCCTTTATTTTTAGGATTTGTTCAAGCTGCCTTGGCAAAAAAACCATTGAAGATGAATCATTTAGATCTCAGCTTTCCCGCATCTGAAGAATCAATCTTAGTTGCTGATCATTAA
- the mtnB gene encoding methylthioribulose 1-phosphate dehydratase, whose protein sequence is MKSDRLLTLITAARQFYQQGWMVGTAGNLSIRHDDKSFWITASGKSKGKLTQQDFVRVNLAGEVMELSHPDNRPSAETSIHQVIYTLFPEAQACYHVHSVEANLVSNLSNHEAISLPPLEMIKGLGVWQEDPQVKMSLFENYLEVPRIAQAIYDRFTIALPEIPALLIRNHGVTVWGRSPEETQNYLEIVEYIFRYILAARNYSYQ, encoded by the coding sequence ATGAAGAGCGATCGCCTTTTAACTTTGATTACTGCTGCCCGTCAATTTTATCAGCAGGGTTGGATGGTTGGTACGGCAGGTAATTTGTCGATTCGTCATGACGATAAAAGTTTTTGGATTACTGCTAGTGGAAAATCTAAAGGTAAATTAACTCAACAAGATTTTGTCCGAGTTAACCTAGCAGGGGAAGTGATGGAATTGTCTCATCCTGATAATCGCCCTTCAGCAGAAACTAGTATTCATCAAGTTATTTATACTCTTTTTCCTGAAGCACAAGCTTGTTATCATGTTCATTCGGTAGAAGCTAACCTCGTTTCCAACTTAAGTAATCACGAGGCAATTTCCTTACCTCCTTTAGAGATGATTAAAGGATTAGGAGTTTGGCAAGAAGATCCCCAAGTGAAAATGTCTTTGTTTGAAAATTATTTAGAAGTACCTCGGATCGCCCAAGCAATATACGATCGCTTTACAATCGCTCTTCCTGAGATTCCTGCCTTACTCATTCGCAATCATGGGGTAACCGTCTGGGGGCGATCGCCAGAAGAAACTCAAAATTATCTAGAAATAGTTGAATATATTTTTCGTTATATTTTAGCTGCTCGCAATTACAGTTATCAGTGA
- a CDS encoding thiol-disulfide oxidoreductase DCC family protein — MTLSSNQFEAQPESNTTWKIKLLYDGECPLCLREVNFLQQRDAGRGIVAFVDIADRDYTPEANGGIDYETAMGRIHAVLPDGTVIKNVEVFRRVYEELGMGWLYAITKLPIIGAVADWLYGIWANWRLKLTGRPDLATIVAQREQVKDSAGRCRLN, encoded by the coding sequence ATGACTTTATCTTCAAACCAGTTTGAGGCACAACCAGAATCTAACACTACTTGGAAAATTAAACTTTTGTATGATGGTGAGTGTCCTTTGTGTTTGCGGGAAGTTAATTTTTTGCAGCAACGCGATGCAGGTAGAGGAATAGTTGCTTTTGTAGATATTGCCGATCGTGATTATACTCCAGAAGCAAACGGCGGAATTGATTATGAAACTGCAATGGGAAGAATTCATGCAGTCTTACCCGATGGTACAGTAATTAAAAATGTGGAAGTTTTTCGACGGGTTTATGAAGAATTAGGCATGGGTTGGCTTTATGCTATTACTAAATTACCTATTATTGGTGCTGTAGCGGATTGGCTTTATGGAATTTGGGCAAACTGGAGATTAAAACTTACAGGTAGACCAGATTTAGCTACCATTGTAGCCCAGCGCGAACAAGTGAAAGATTCAGCAGGACGATGCCGATTAAATTAA
- a CDS encoding DUF4359 domain-containing protein: MNKTIGILALVLGIGIMTFTNPNQQQYVQYASEQIIRELPQDFCNNSQLKKWFDFANQNLSQLCQSGLGLGLNLGKESVKQIIDNNTQRQNLILLSLYTTNIANRQYQTAGLFGKFITFKKTE; encoded by the coding sequence ATGAATAAAACTATTGGGATACTCGCTTTAGTTTTAGGCATAGGAATTATGACTTTTACTAATCCGAATCAGCAACAATATGTTCAATATGCTTCTGAACAAATAATTCGAGAACTTCCTCAAGATTTTTGTAACAACTCTCAACTAAAAAAATGGTTTGATTTTGCCAATCAAAACTTAAGCCAACTTTGTCAATCAGGATTAGGGTTAGGATTGAATTTAGGCAAAGAAAGTGTTAAACAAATCATTGATAATAATACTCAAAGACAAAATTTAATTTTATTAAGTCTCTACACAACAAATATAGCTAATCGACAATATCAAACCGCAGGATTATTTGGTAAATTTATTACCTTCAAAAAAACTGAATGA
- a CDS encoding Npun_F0813 family protein has translation MNQVIVILQRQNVKISETKLSESNTQILTFTYHNKTYEKLNISFKITLQDNALNFCKNYFDKHQKQCILLDEKDIFSVWSEVLPISEIKEPSLSESENSTLTFTTAKNLYVTQATLLIVQILLTDIEDLMGNRHKENFKQELIKIFQKSNLPETESLEKINSLLMVDPLNKNQLPSWEQEQVKQIFSSLIFLATKYFNNTSFVEEILEIFQELPEYNEPEFLNCCMQFVNLCSI, from the coding sequence ATGAATCAAGTAATTGTAATTCTTCAACGACAGAATGTTAAAATTTCTGAAACAAAACTCTCTGAATCAAATACTCAAATCTTAACTTTTACTTATCACAATAAAACCTATGAAAAGCTCAATATTTCATTTAAAATAACTTTGCAAGATAATGCCTTAAATTTTTGTAAAAATTATTTTGATAAACATCAAAAACAATGTATATTACTCGATGAAAAAGACATTTTTAGTGTTTGGAGCGAAGTTTTACCAATATCTGAAATAAAAGAGCCAAGTTTGAGCGAGAGTGAAAACTCAACATTAACATTTACTACTGCTAAAAATTTATATGTTACTCAGGCTACTCTATTAATAGTTCAAATTTTACTCACTGATATTGAAGATTTAATGGGAAATCGACACAAAGAAAATTTTAAACAAGAACTAATCAAAATTTTTCAAAAATCTAATCTTCCTGAAACAGAATCTTTAGAAAAAATTAACTCTTTACTGATGGTAGACCCTCTCAACAAAAATCAATTACCATCTTGGGAACAAGAACAAGTTAAACAAATATTTTCTTCACTAATTTTTCTAGCTACCAAATACTTTAACAATACAAGTTTTGTCGAAGAAATTCTTGAAATTTTCCAGGAGCTACCCGAATACAATGAGCCTGAATTTCTCAATTGTTGTATGCAATTTGTTAATCTTTGTAGTATTTAA
- a CDS encoding DUF4112 domain-containing protein — translation MPQTIPSVTKLDRLRRLSQLLDNAIGIPGTKYRIGLDPILGLLPGGGDTVTGALGAYIVVEAARMGLPKAVLWQMVGNILLDSVAGSVPVVGDLFDIGWKANVKNIALLESHLHLTSLNQKSDRIFLVGLILVLAIIVIGFAALTVFVIHWLWGVLVN, via the coding sequence ATGCCACAAACTATACCTTCTGTGACTAAACTTGATCGTCTTCGTCGTCTTAGTCAATTGCTTGATAACGCTATCGGTATTCCAGGAACTAAATATAGAATTGGACTCGATCCGATTTTGGGACTATTGCCTGGTGGTGGCGATACTGTAACGGGTGCTTTAGGAGCTTATATTGTTGTTGAGGCAGCACGGATGGGATTACCCAAAGCAGTTTTATGGCAAATGGTAGGAAATATTTTACTCGATTCTGTAGCTGGTTCTGTTCCAGTTGTAGGTGATTTGTTTGATATTGGTTGGAAAGCGAATGTTAAAAATATCGCTTTATTAGAAAGTCATTTACATCTAACTAGTTTAAATCAAAAAAGCGATCGCATTTTTTTGGTAGGATTAATTTTGGTGTTGGCAATTATTGTAATTGGATTTGCTGCTTTGACGGTATTTGTAATTCATTGGTTGTGGGGTGTCTTAGTTAATTGA
- a CDS encoding SDR family NAD(P)-dependent oxidoreductase — protein sequence MTVLAGIDHLNVLIVGASRGIGLGFVRQLLLDTRINKLYATYRDQESAIELISLAEQFCDRLVILGLDVTNESQIATAVAKINSEITQLHLVINCVGILHEDKLQPEKSLKQIEPEHLIRYFQVNSMGSVLLAKYLLPLLRHKQPSIFAAISAKVGSIGDNQLGGWYGYRASKAALNMFMKTVAIEYSRRCPQTIVVTLHPGTTDTELSQPFQKNVPSNKLFAVERTVNQLLIVLSNLNLNDSGKFFSWDGSVLPW from the coding sequence ATGACTGTTTTAGCTGGAATTGACCATCTTAATGTTCTCATTGTTGGTGCTAGTCGAGGTATCGGTCTAGGTTTTGTGCGTCAGTTATTATTAGATACTAGAATTAATAAACTTTATGCTACCTATCGCGATCAAGAATCTGCAATTGAATTAATCTCTTTAGCCGAACAATTTTGCGATCGATTAGTTATTCTTGGTTTAGATGTTACTAATGAATCACAAATAGCTACAGCCGTAGCCAAAATTAATTCAGAAATCACTCAACTTCATTTAGTAATTAACTGTGTTGGTATTCTTCACGAAGATAAACTACAACCTGAAAAAAGTCTTAAACAAATTGAACCCGAACATTTAATCCGCTACTTTCAAGTTAATAGTATGGGTTCGGTTTTATTAGCTAAATATTTATTACCTTTGTTGCGACACAAACAACCTAGTATTTTTGCTGCTATTTCCGCCAAAGTTGGTAGTATCGGTGATAATCAACTAGGAGGATGGTATGGTTATCGTGCTTCCAAAGCAGCCTTAAATATGTTTATGAAAACAGTAGCAATAGAGTATAGTCGAAGATGTCCTCAAACTATTGTTGTTACTCTTCATCCAGGCACAACCGATACCGAACTTTCCCAACCTTTTCAAAAAAATGTTCCTTCAAACAAATTGTTTGCTGTAGAAAGAACTGTCAATCAATTATTGATAGTACTATCAAACTTGAATCTTAATGATAGTGGTAAATTTTTTAGTTGGGATGGCAGTGTTTTACCTTGGTAG
- a CDS encoding energy-coupling factor ABC transporter ATP-binding protein: MKELTRIFPQNKLNVTALQVSNLCFNYQQNYSALTDINLKIGLGESVGLIGANGAGKTTLFLNLCGVMTPSYGEIKLFDRLVKPGEFRSEIGLVFQNPEDQLFCPTVRDDIAFGPENMGLSPQEVQHRVNEALSLTGVSHLADRIPHQLSGGEKCMVAIASVLAMRPKILLYDEPSANLDLRSRRRLIDFLKTSAETIMISSHDLELILEICDRVILLNQGTVVADGLPAKIMSDRVLMEANGLEVPHSLTKSKQGSP, from the coding sequence ATGAAAGAACTAACTAGAATTTTTCCACAAAATAAATTAAATGTTACAGCGTTGCAAGTTAGTAATTTGTGTTTTAATTATCAGCAAAATTATTCAGCTTTAACTGATATTAATTTAAAAATTGGTCTGGGAGAAAGTGTTGGTTTAATTGGAGCTAATGGAGCAGGAAAAACTACTTTATTTTTAAATCTTTGTGGAGTTATGACTCCTAGCTATGGCGAAATAAAATTATTTGATCGCCTAGTAAAACCTGGAGAGTTTCGTTCAGAAATTGGTTTAGTTTTTCAAAATCCTGAAGACCAATTATTTTGTCCTACTGTTAGAGATGATATTGCTTTTGGACCAGAAAATATGGGTTTGTCTCCTCAAGAAGTACAACATCGTGTCAATGAAGCACTGTCTTTAACAGGCGTGAGTCATTTAGCAGACAGAATTCCTCATCAACTCTCTGGTGGTGAAAAATGTATGGTGGCGATCGCATCAGTCTTAGCTATGCGTCCCAAAATTTTACTCTATGATGAACCTAGTGCTAATTTAGATTTACGCTCAAGAAGAAGATTAATCGATTTTTTAAAAACTTCGGCAGAAACGATTATGATATCTTCCCACGATTTAGAATTAATTTTAGAAATATGCGATCGCGTTATTCTACTGAATCAAGGAACTGTTGTAGCGGATGGTTTGCCTGCTAAAATTATGAGCGATCGGGTTTTAATGGAAGCCAATGGGTTAGAAGTGCCTCATTCTCTTACGAAGTCAAAGCAGGGTTCGCCGTGA
- the cbiQ gene encoding cobalt ECF transporter T component CbiQ has product MKLALDRYAYLNSPIHQWRQTYKFVGLLGLIFAFAFVQKLILLPVILLIAGIIYGLSKLPFTFLISRLRYPGWFILSVVILLPFLAGDTVIWQLGWLTIKQEGLQATFLVSVRFFCILTVSLVLFGTAPFLTSIKAIRSLGLPAIMVDMTLLAYRYLEQLGDMLVTMQRAIKLKGFDSKKLNYRNLRILAQLTGSLLIRSYEQSQRVYQAMVLRGYGYQNKPKNSGVIIKNITRDRYSFNAMMICLLLALSLVLAEVFLSINY; this is encoded by the coding sequence ATGAAGCTAGCTTTAGATCGATATGCTTATTTAAACTCTCCAATTCATCAATGGCGACAGACCTATAAATTTGTCGGTTTATTAGGATTAATATTTGCTTTTGCTTTTGTGCAAAAACTTATTTTATTGCCAGTTATTTTATTAATTGCTGGTATTATTTATGGTTTGTCTAAATTACCTTTTACTTTTTTGATTTCTAGATTACGTTATCCTGGCTGGTTTATTTTAAGTGTAGTAATTTTACTTCCTTTTTTAGCAGGAGATACTGTAATTTGGCAATTGGGATGGTTGACAATTAAACAAGAAGGATTACAAGCAACTTTTTTGGTTTCTGTTCGTTTTTTTTGTATTCTAACTGTTAGTTTGGTTTTATTTGGAACTGCACCATTTTTAACTAGTATTAAAGCAATACGCTCGTTGGGACTTCCTGCAATTATGGTAGATATGACTTTATTGGCGTATCGTTATTTGGAACAGTTGGGTGATATGTTAGTAACAATGCAAAGAGCAATCAAACTAAAAGGATTTGACAGTAAAAAACTTAATTACCGTAATTTAAGAATTTTAGCTCAATTAACTGGTAGTTTATTAATTAGAAGTTACGAGCAGTCTCAGCGAGTTTATCAAGCTATGGTTTTACGAGGTTATGGTTATCAAAATAAACCAAAAAATTCTGGAGTAATCATTAAAAATATCACTAGAGATAGATATAGTTTTAATGCTATGATGATATGTTTGTTGTTAGCATTATCATTAGTTTTAGCCGAAGTATTTTTGTCTATTAATTATTAG
- the cbiM gene encoding cobalt transporter CbiM: protein MHIPDGFIPPSLCIAGYALTGGVTWYCLRKINRTTNPSQQIPKASLLTAAFFVASLIHIPLPPTSLHLVLNGMMGTILGYYAFPAILIGLFFQAVMFQHGGLSTLGVNAAMMGIPALLAYHLFQLRNRINHRKQLWTRILAALAGAVSLGLSALIFVVITITNISQDLNVQTEKNLILFSLVGYLIQALLEGIFTMMLVVFLDKVKPEILKG from the coding sequence ATGCATATTCCTGATGGTTTTATTCCTCCAAGTCTTTGTATTGCTGGTTATGCTCTTACTGGTGGTGTTACTTGGTATTGTCTACGCAAAATTAACCGTACCACTAATCCTTCTCAACAAATTCCTAAAGCATCGCTACTAACAGCAGCTTTTTTTGTCGCTTCTTTAATTCATATTCCTCTGCCACCAACTAGCCTTCATTTGGTCTTAAATGGCATGATGGGAACTATTTTGGGTTATTATGCTTTTCCTGCTATTTTGATTGGTTTATTTTTTCAGGCGGTTATGTTTCAGCATGGCGGTTTATCTACTTTAGGTGTTAATGCTGCCATGATGGGTATTCCTGCTTTATTGGCTTATCATTTGTTTCAACTCAGAAATCGTATTAATCATAGAAAACAGTTGTGGACGAGAATTTTAGCTGCTTTAGCTGGTGCGGTTTCTTTAGGATTATCAGCCTTAATTTTCGTCGTCATTACAATTACTAACATTTCTCAAGATTTGAATGTACAAACTGAAAAAAACTTAATTTTGTTTTCTTTGGTTGGGTATTTGATTCAAGCTTTATTAGAAGGAATTTTTACGATGATGTTGGTTGTGTTTTTAGATAAAGTTAAACCCGAAATTCTGAAAGGGTGA
- a CDS encoding carboxypeptidase-like regulatory domain-containing protein — protein sequence MNKRNWLILIVLLPMLGNGKQVLAHGAQIGYSSTQALEIQATYDDGTPMSNAQVVIYAPNDPSRPWLTGTTDQEGKFVFVPNSEQSGNWDVKVRQAGHGKIITIPENAILASETETNNSQELASSNNAIYNPVQKIVMAAVGIWGFIGTALFFSRKKAPQQ from the coding sequence ATGAATAAGAGGAATTGGTTAATTTTGATAGTTTTATTGCCTATGTTAGGAAATGGCAAGCAAGTTTTAGCTCACGGTGCGCAAATTGGTTATAGTTCCACTCAAGCATTAGAAATTCAAGCTACTTACGATGATGGTACGCCGATGAGTAATGCTCAAGTAGTAATTTATGCTCCTAACGATCCTAGCCGTCCCTGGTTGACAGGAACAACCGATCAAGAAGGAAAATTTGTTTTTGTCCCGAATAGTGAGCAATCGGGTAACTGGGATGTCAAAGTACGTCAAGCTGGACATGGCAAAATAATTACGATTCCCGAAAATGCAATTTTAGCTTCTGAAACAGAAACAAATAATTCCCAAGAGCTAGCTTCTTCTAATAATGCTATTTATAATCCTGTACAAAAAATAGTAATGGCTGCGGTTGGTATTTGGGGATTTATCGGCACAGCTTTATTTTTCTCTCGAAAAAAAGCACCACAACAATGA
- the rpoD gene encoding RNA polymerase sigma factor RpoD encodes MTQANQVLATIEEPKLGWELLIDEDVSDNELDVELEDAETVKTALTAARRGERGRKKPYTEDSIRIYLQEIGRIRLLRAEEEIELARKIADLLELERIRERMADRLERYPSDAEWAEEVNMRLPEFRRRLFYGRRAKDKMVQSNLRLVVSIAKKYMNRGLSFQDLIQEGSLGLIRAAEKFDHEKGYKFSTYATWWIRQAITRAIADQSRTIRLPVHLYETISRIKKTTKLLSQEMGRKPTEEEIATRMEMTIEKLRFIAKSAQLPISLETPIGKEEDSRLGDFIEADGETPEDQVSKSLLREDLENVLDTLSPRERDVLRLRYGLDDGRMKTLEEIGQIFNVTRERIRQIEAKALRKLRHPNRNSILKEYIR; translated from the coding sequence ATGACGCAGGCAAATCAAGTACTAGCGACCATTGAAGAGCCAAAATTAGGTTGGGAATTATTAATTGATGAAGACGTTAGCGATAACGAATTAGATGTAGAGCTAGAAGATGCAGAGACTGTTAAAACAGCATTAACTGCTGCTCGTCGTGGAGAACGTGGTCGTAAAAAACCTTATACTGAAGATTCGATTAGGATTTATTTACAAGAAATTGGTCGAATCAGACTCTTACGGGCAGAAGAAGAAATTGAATTAGCTCGGAAAATCGCTGACTTACTTGAATTAGAAAGAATCAGAGAGCGGATGGCAGATCGTCTTGAGCGCTATCCTAGTGATGCTGAGTGGGCAGAAGAAGTTAACATGAGGCTGCCTGAATTCCGCCGTCGTTTATTCTATGGCAGAAGAGCGAAAGATAAAATGGTTCAATCTAACCTGCGTCTGGTTGTCTCAATTGCCAAAAAATACATGAATCGTGGTTTATCCTTCCAAGATTTAATTCAAGAAGGTTCTTTAGGTTTGATTCGAGCAGCCGAGAAATTTGACCACGAAAAAGGCTATAAATTCTCTACCTATGCTACTTGGTGGATCAGACAGGCAATTACCAGAGCGATCGCAGATCAATCTCGGACAATTCGTCTTCCTGTCCATTTATATGAAACTATCTCTCGAATCAAGAAAACTACCAAACTTCTATCTCAAGAAATGGGACGTAAACCTACCGAGGAAGAAATTGCTACTCGGATGGAAATGACGATTGAGAAGTTAAGATTTATTGCTAAATCTGCTCAATTGCCTATTTCTCTAGAAACTCCTATTGGTAAGGAAGAAGATTCTCGTTTGGGAGATTTTATCGAAGCTGATGGTGAAACTCCAGAAGATCAAGTCTCAAAGAGTCTGTTGCGAGAAGATCTAGAAAATGTGCTTGATACTTTAAGCCCTCGCGAACGAGACGTACTTCGTTTACGTTATGGTTTAGATGACGGAAGAATGAAAACTTTGGAAGAGATTGGACAAATCTTCAACGTTACCCGCGAGCGTATCCGTCAAATTGAGGCTAAAGCTTTGCGTAAACTACGTCATCCCAACCGTAACAGCATTCTTAAAGAATATATTCGTTAA
- a CDS encoding calcium/sodium antiporter, which translates to MTLITFLILFGGLVLLVIGAELLVKGASNLAGILGIPPLIIGLTIVAYGTSSPEMAVSVMSSWAGQADLAVGNVVGSNIFNVLLILGLSALVTPLIVTRQLIRSDVPIMIGVSILLLMFGLDGKISRVDGIIFFVGGVIYTLSLVYQSRQPNNNSEQDEFTREYGYTGERSRIIWFKDLVFIVGGLGLLVLGSRWLVDSATTIARALGVSDLLIGLTIVSAGTSLPELATSVIASLRGERDIAVGNVLGSNIFNILAVLGLAGIVAPNGLNVSESIIEFDVPVAIAVAFACLPIFYSGNQINRWEGLLFVFYYLAYVGYLILNAINHDSLPVYTTIMLFFVIPLTVITLVAAMLQERQARRKKKMDRHL; encoded by the coding sequence ATGACTTTAATAACATTTTTAATTTTATTTGGTGGACTGGTACTTTTAGTTATTGGTGCAGAATTATTAGTCAAGGGAGCATCTAATTTAGCAGGGATATTAGGTATCCCCCCTTTAATTATTGGACTAACTATTGTTGCTTATGGTACTTCTTCTCCAGAAATGGCAGTCAGTGTCATGTCTAGTTGGGCTGGGCAAGCAGATCTGGCGGTTGGTAATGTGGTGGGAAGTAATATTTTTAATGTTTTATTGATTCTTGGTTTGTCTGCTTTAGTAACTCCTTTGATAGTAACTAGACAGTTAATTCGTTCTGATGTACCAATTATGATTGGGGTATCTATTCTTCTATTGATGTTTGGACTAGATGGCAAAATCAGTCGAGTAGATGGAATTATTTTTTTTGTGGGGGGTGTTATATATACGCTTTCTTTGGTTTATCAAAGTCGTCAACCAAACAATAATTCTGAGCAAGATGAATTTACTAGAGAATATGGTTATACTGGCGAACGTTCTAGAATAATTTGGTTCAAAGATTTAGTTTTTATTGTTGGTGGTTTAGGATTATTAGTATTAGGTTCTCGTTGGCTTGTTGATTCAGCAACCACGATCGCTCGGGCTTTGGGAGTCAGTGATTTGTTGATTGGATTGACCATTGTTTCGGCAGGAACTTCTTTACCCGAACTTGCTACTTCTGTAATTGCTAGTCTTCGTGGTGAAAGGGATATTGCGGTTGGTAATGTCTTGGGAAGTAATATTTTTAATATTTTGGCAGTATTGGGATTGGCAGGAATAGTTGCACCAAATGGACTCAATGTTTCTGAATCTATTATAGAATTTGATGTTCCTGTAGCGATCGCAGTTGCTTTTGCCTGTTTACCAATTTTTTATTCTGGTAATCAAATTAATCGTTGGGAAGGATTACTATTTGTTTTTTACTATCTGGCTTACGTTGGTTACCTAATTTTAAATGCTATTAATCACGATAGTTTACCTGTCTACACTACTATCATGCTTTTCTTTGTGATTCCTTTGACTGTAATTACTTTAGTTGCAGCTATGTTACAGGAACGACAAGCCAGACGTAAGAAAAAAATGGATAGACATTTGTGA
- a CDS encoding Npun_F0494 family protein yields MSFLPARAKQSVSYSSLTITRAEIALCCSSFKLSLFTAMLNHGVPLPTIAESSGLQNNYTKKALSENQAEAQLIWLIKVGVLRREVDGQGLTDSFRLTPLGRQIVTKWEKQGNSLPNPTMSERIINLFNRWSRLSL; encoded by the coding sequence ATGAGTTTTCTTCCTGCTAGAGCTAAACAATCAGTTTCTTATTCCAGTTTAACTATCACAAGAGCAGAAATTGCTTTATGTTGTTCTTCTTTCAAGTTAAGTTTATTCACCGCTATGCTCAATCACGGCGTACCTTTGCCAACTATTGCCGAGTCTAGCGGGTTGCAAAATAACTACACAAAAAAAGCTTTATCAGAAAATCAAGCAGAAGCACAATTAATCTGGCTGATTAAGGTTGGTGTACTCAGAAGAGAAGTAGATGGGCAAGGATTGACTGATAGTTTTCGTCTTACTCCTTTAGGAAGACAAATTGTAACTAAATGGGAAAAACAGGGTAATAGTTTGCCGAACCCTACCATGTCTGAGCGTATTATTAATCTGTTCAATCGTTGGTCAAGATTGTCACTATAA